A single window of Qipengyuania sediminis DNA harbors:
- a CDS encoding CheR family methyltransferase, whose protein sequence is MALSDASHRIIADLLASRTGQELSESRLWRVPSALSPIFRERGISNVDQLVCLLAGPGEKKLAGEVVEALLNNETYFFRDHAYFATLAHQVLPELVRARAATRRLTIWSAGCSTGQEVLSLAMMFAEQPARWSGWHIDILGTDISGKAIATAKSGRYTQFEIQRGISVAQMLNFFTECPGGGWQAADRIRGLARYQQHNILDPVPSPGRFDLILCRNVLLYFNIATRQRVFDRMSDALAPDGWLMLGAGETVAGQTERFAPAACGSALYRHADTAHGAMPQSLAVGY, encoded by the coding sequence ATGGCGCTGAGTGACGCTTCCCACCGGATCATTGCCGATCTGCTGGCGAGCCGGACCGGGCAGGAATTGTCCGAAAGCCGGCTGTGGCGTGTACCATCCGCCCTCTCGCCGATCTTTCGCGAGCGCGGCATCAGCAATGTCGATCAGCTGGTCTGCCTTCTCGCCGGGCCGGGCGAAAAGAAGCTCGCAGGCGAAGTCGTCGAGGCCCTGCTCAACAACGAGACCTATTTCTTCAGGGACCACGCCTATTTCGCCACTCTGGCGCACCAGGTGCTGCCCGAACTGGTGCGCGCCCGCGCCGCGACGCGCCGGCTGACGATCTGGTCGGCGGGCTGCTCGACCGGGCAAGAGGTCCTTAGCCTCGCGATGATGTTCGCCGAACAGCCCGCCCGCTGGTCCGGCTGGCATATCGACATCCTCGGCACGGACATATCGGGCAAGGCAATCGCCACGGCGAAGAGCGGGCGCTACACGCAGTTCGAGATTCAGCGCGGCATCAGCGTCGCGCAGATGCTGAACTTCTTCACCGAATGCCCTGGCGGGGGATGGCAAGCAGCGGACCGGATCCGCGGGCTCGCGCGCTATCAGCAGCACAACATCCTCGACCCCGTCCCCTCGCCCGGCCGTTTCGATCTCATCCTGTGCCGTAATGTCCTCCTCTATTTCAACATCGCCACCCGCCAGCGCGTCTTCGACCGGATGTCCGATGCGCTGGCGCCGGACGGGTGGCTGATGCTGGGGGCAGGCGAGACCGTGGCGGGGCAGACCGAACGCTTCGCCCCGGCCGCCTGCGGTTCGGCGCTCTACCGCCACGCCGACACCGCGCATGGCGCAATGCCGCAATCGCTGGCGGTAGGCTATTGA
- a CDS encoding methyl-accepting chemotaxis protein, with protein MDQDLKAEIEAVAVAADQHMQDSNGLTRWFMMRPIADKAKIASFLSLGGLSLVAGLALYAFANPTSIDVVRPVLLVATGVFLASGLCSLRLILAEVVVPFQHILGEMNRLAAGARDIRIAYVSRPDEIGELARTLEVFVKSGHKLDELFTARTEANSQRRRDLLAVAGSFETSIGEIVGGVAAASSQLQATASAMASAAEQASAQSGLVSQSMDRASAGVTAAAAASDEFAMSIGEISRQATSSAELARRATDAATHADATISALAASADQVGQIVELISSIAQRTNLLALNASIEAARGGEAGRGFAVVASEVKELATQTSRATEEIGDQIRAMQESTGASVTALRSIGEQIKSLETTAISIASAVDQQSVAGQDLARSIDLAARSSDEVASNIVQVREASTSTGAAASQVLTSATELEGQAAVLRAKVGSFLAEVRAG; from the coding sequence ATGGACCAGGATTTGAAGGCGGAGATCGAGGCCGTAGCGGTCGCGGCGGACCAGCACATGCAAGACAGCAATGGGCTTACCCGCTGGTTCATGATGCGCCCTATCGCCGATAAGGCGAAGATCGCATCGTTCTTGTCGCTCGGCGGACTGTCGTTGGTCGCGGGGCTTGCGCTCTATGCCTTCGCCAACCCCACCAGCATCGACGTGGTCCGGCCGGTGCTGCTGGTGGCGACCGGCGTATTTCTTGCGAGCGGCCTCTGCAGCCTGCGCTTGATCCTCGCCGAAGTGGTCGTGCCTTTTCAGCATATCCTGGGAGAGATGAACCGTCTTGCCGCCGGCGCGCGCGATATCCGTATCGCTTATGTCAGCCGGCCCGACGAAATCGGAGAATTGGCGCGCACGCTCGAGGTCTTCGTGAAATCCGGCCACAAGCTCGACGAGCTATTCACCGCGCGGACGGAGGCGAACAGCCAGCGCCGGCGCGATCTGCTCGCGGTGGCGGGCAGTTTCGAGACCTCGATCGGAGAGATCGTGGGCGGGGTTGCCGCCGCCTCGAGCCAGCTCCAGGCGACCGCCAGCGCCATGGCGAGCGCCGCGGAGCAGGCCTCTGCGCAATCGGGGCTGGTGTCTCAGTCTATGGACCGCGCTTCGGCTGGCGTTACCGCCGCGGCCGCTGCCTCCGACGAATTCGCCATGTCGATCGGCGAGATCAGCCGTCAGGCGACGAGCTCCGCCGAGCTGGCGCGCCGCGCGACCGATGCCGCGACACATGCGGACGCCACGATTTCCGCGCTGGCGGCGAGTGCGGACCAGGTCGGCCAGATTGTCGAGCTCATCAGCTCGATCGCCCAGCGCACCAATCTCCTCGCCCTCAACGCCTCGATCGAGGCGGCGCGCGGCGGCGAGGCCGGGCGCGGCTTCGCGGTGGTGGCGAGCGAGGTCAAGGAACTGGCGACCCAGACCAGCCGCGCGACGGAGGAGATCGGCGACCAGATTCGCGCCATGCAGGAATCGACGGGTGCCAGCGTCACCGCGCTTCGCTCGATCGGCGAACAGATAAAAAGCCTCGAGACGACCGCGATCTCGATCGCCAGCGCCGTCGATCAGCAATCCGTGGCAGGCCAGGACCTCGCCCGTTCGATCGATCTTGCCGCGCGCAGTTCCGACGAGGTGGCGAGCAATATCGTCCAGGTGCGCGAGGCCTCGACCTCCACCGGCGCTGCCGCGAGCCAAGTCCTCACCAGCGCCACCGAGCTCGAAGGTCAGGCCGCAGTGCTCCGCGCCAAGGTCGGCAGCTTCCTTGCCGAGGTGCGCGCGGGGTGA
- a CDS encoding putative bifunctional diguanylate cyclase/phosphodiesterase — protein MALLEHGGLRSPRMMVLVPAIILTTIFAATVTASITIADRTGAAPQAAAAGSACFFAAIVLLVRQGLRQVGRLERLNLTDALTGLPNRNALHQDFRALARGEDELALALVDLDGFMLVNEHYGHAIGDRAIRESAAIFVTLCGEEATVYRLGGDEFALLKSGPLAATLLEGMCRRIVERMARPVKVDERRLILGASIGLARRAPSEHLSSSELLRRGDVAMYSSKRGGKARCTWYSPEFDRSREAIRELDEDLRRALACDEFRLHYQPLVDCETRRIVAVESLIRWERPDGKPIGPNVFIPVAEESGLINPLGLWVLRRACLDARAWEGIKLSVNISAAQLRNPEFPIQLGHILEETGFDAERLELEITETCLVLDPAIAERSLAVIRGFGVSVALDDFGTGYASFGFLRQFRFEKLKIDRSLVVQAGEDAGSRAMMLSSITVARAMQMSVTAEGVETEEQAEMVRAAGCDQIQGWLYFKAMPAAEIAQHLGRPVSPLAVAPPGTPPSRRVRAA, from the coding sequence GTGGCTTTGCTCGAACATGGCGGATTGCGGAGCCCGCGTATGATGGTGCTCGTGCCCGCGATCATCCTGACCACCATCTTCGCCGCCACCGTTACCGCCAGCATCACCATTGCCGATCGCACCGGGGCCGCGCCGCAGGCCGCCGCCGCGGGCAGCGCCTGCTTCTTCGCCGCCATAGTGCTGTTGGTGCGGCAGGGCCTGCGCCAGGTCGGCCGGCTCGAACGGCTTAACCTGACCGATGCACTGACCGGCCTGCCCAACCGCAATGCGCTTCACCAGGACTTCCGCGCGCTTGCCCGCGGCGAGGACGAGCTGGCGCTGGCGCTGGTCGATCTCGACGGCTTCATGCTGGTGAACGAGCACTACGGCCACGCCATCGGCGACCGCGCCATTCGCGAGTCGGCTGCAATCTTCGTGACGCTCTGCGGAGAGGAGGCGACGGTCTACCGCCTCGGCGGAGACGAATTCGCTTTGCTTAAATCCGGGCCGCTCGCTGCCACGCTCCTGGAAGGCATGTGCCGCCGGATCGTCGAGCGGATGGCGCGTCCGGTTAAGGTCGACGAGCGCCGACTGATTTTGGGCGCGAGCATCGGGCTCGCCCGCCGCGCGCCGAGCGAACACCTTTCGTCCTCGGAGCTGCTGCGCCGCGGCGATGTCGCCATGTATTCCTCCAAGCGCGGCGGCAAGGCGCGCTGCACCTGGTACAGCCCCGAATTCGACCGCAGCCGCGAGGCGATCCGCGAGCTCGATGAGGACCTGCGCCGCGCGCTCGCCTGCGACGAGTTCCGCCTTCACTACCAACCGCTGGTCGATTGCGAGACGCGCCGCATCGTCGCGGTGGAATCGCTCATTCGCTGGGAACGGCCCGATGGCAAGCCCATCGGCCCCAATGTCTTCATCCCGGTCGCCGAGGAATCGGGCCTTATCAACCCGCTCGGCCTATGGGTCCTGCGGCGCGCCTGCCTCGATGCGCGCGCCTGGGAGGGAATCAAGCTGTCGGTCAACATCTCGGCGGCGCAGCTGCGAAATCCCGAGTTTCCGATCCAGCTCGGCCATATTCTGGAGGAAACGGGCTTCGATGCCGAACGGCTCGAGCTCGAAATCACGGAGACCTGCCTGGTCCTCGACCCGGCGATCGCGGAGCGCAGCCTGGCGGTCATTCGCGGCTTCGGGGTCAGCGTGGCGCTCGACGATTTCGGCACCGGCTATGCGAGCTTCGGCTTCCTGCGTCAGTTCCGGTTCGAAAAGCTCAAGATCGATCGCAGCCTCGTCGTGCAGGCAGGCGAGGATGCGGGCAGCCGGGCGATGATGCTCTCTTCCATCACCGTCGCGCGTGCGATGCAGATGTCCGTCACCGCGGAGGGCGTCGAGACCGAGGAACAGGCCGAGATGGTCCGCGCCGCGGGCTGCGACCAAATCCAGGGCTGGCTCTATTTCAAGGCCATGCCCGCCGCCGAGATTGCGCAGCACCTTGGCCGTCCGGTGAGTCCGCTCGCCGTGGCGCCCCCCGGCACGCCTCCGTCGCGCCGTGTCCGCGCTGCCTGA